The following is a genomic window from Burkholderia oklahomensis C6786.
GCGAGCGCATCGATGCTCGTATTGAAGCGAAACTTCACGCCGAGCTGCTCGGCGAGCGCGGCGAGGCGCGTCGTGAAGAGCTGGCAGTCGCCCGTTTCGTCGCCCGGCAGCCGCAGGCCGCCCGTCAGCTTGTGCGAGACCGCGGCGAGCGCCGGTTCGGCCTTCTTCAGCTCGTCGCTCGACAGCAGTTCGAACGGCACGTTCGCGTCGCGCAGCACCGCGATGTCCTTCGCGGCGCCGTCGAGCTGCTGCTGCGTGCGGAACACCTGCAGCGTGCCGCCCGTGCGGCCTTCGTACTGGATGCCCGTCTCGGCTCGCAGCGCCTGCAGGCAATCGCGGCTATATTCGGCGAGGCGCACCATGCGGCCCTTGTTCAGCGCATAGCGCTCGGTCGTGCAGTTGCGCAGCATCTGCCACATCCATTGCAACTGGAAGCGCGTGCCGTCGAGGCGGATCGCGAGCGGCGCGTGCTTTTCGAACATCCACTTGACCGCCTTCAGCGGCACGCCGGGTGCAGCCCACGGCGCCGCGTAGCCGGGCGAGATCTGGCCCGCGTTCGCAAAGCTCGTGTCGAGGGCGGGGCCGGCCTCGCGGTCGATCACCGTGACTTCGTGGCCCGCGCGCGCCAGATAATAGGCGCTCGCCACGCCGACCACGCCACTGCCCAAAATAACCACACGCATAGCTGCTCCGGATAGAAAACGCCGGACGGCGCGCGGCGCACCCGATGCGCTCTGCGATCTGCATCCGACCTAGTTTTTTGCGCTATGGTATTGTTGAGTCACTAGGTTTTGTTATTGTATTTTTCCAATTTTCAGTAAAAAAGCGATGAGAACTCAACGTCAGCCGGTACGCGCGCTCGACAAGCTGGACCGGCGTATTCTGAAGCTGCTGCAAGAGGACGGCCGCATGGCGATGAAGGACCTCGCCGAGCGCGTCGGACTGACGGTCACGCCCTGCATCGAGCGGGTGCGGCGGATGGAGCGCGACGGCGTGATCACGGGTTACCACGCGCGCGTCGATCCTGCGCAACTCGGCGCGTCGCTCCTCGTGTTCGTCGAGATCACGCTCGATCACAAGAACGGCAACATGTTCGAGCAGTTCCGCCGCGAGGTGATGAAGATCGACGAAGTACTCGAATGCCATCTCGTGTCGGGCGACTTCGACTATCTGATCAAGGCGCGGATCGGCGAGATGGCCGACTACCGGAAGCTGCTCGGCGACATCCTGCTGCAGTTGCCGGGCGCCGTGCAGTCGAAGAGCTACGTCGTGATGGAGGAAATCAAGGAGACGCTGATGATCGCGGTCGACGAGTGAGCGCGGGAGCGCGCATTCGAAGCGCTTGGCACGTGTCGCCAATTACTGTATAAATATACAGTAATTGGCGACATTGTCATTGGCGGCTTCGGCCGCTTACCAGAGGCGTGATGAGCGATCGATCCGACGTCGAATATCAGGTGGCGCCGCCCGTGCCCCGCAAGGGGCGCGGCGCGGTGGACAACCTGCAGGGGCGCTACGAGACCGTCGAGCGCGAGTTGGTCGACGACGGCTGGGCGCGCGACGAACGCGAGCCGCCTGTCCCGTTGCGCACCCAGGTGTTCGAGGAGCGCGCGAGGACGATCCTCACGCGCAACGCTTCGCCGGACATTCCGTTCAACGTGTCGCTGAATCCGTACCGCGGCTGCGAGCACGGCTGCATCTACTGCTTCGCGCGGCCGACGCACAGCTACCTCGGACTGTCGCCGGGGCTCGATTTCGAGAGCCGGATCTACGCGAAAGTGAATGCGGCGGAATTGCTCGAGCGCGAGCTCGCGAAGCCGCGTTACGTGGCGGAGCCGATCGCGCTGGGCGTGAACACCGACGCGTATCAGCCGGTCGAGCGCGAGCTGCGGATCACGCGGCAAGTGATCCAGGTGATGCACGATCACGGGCAGCCGTTCGCCGCGATCACGAAGTCGTCGCTGATCGAGCGCGATCTCGACTTGCTTGCTCGGATGGCCGAGCGTCAGCAGGTAATGGCGGCCGTCACGATCACGACGCTCGATTCCGAACTCGCGCGTGCGCTCGAGCCGCGCGCCGCGACGCCTTCGCGCCGGCTGCGGACGATCCGTGCGCTGCGCGACGCGGGCGTGCCGGTTGGCGTGAGCGTCGCGCCGATGATCCCGTTCGTCACCGAGCCCGATCTCGAGCGCGTGCTGGAGGCTTGCGCGGATGCGGGTGCGACCCACGCAAGCTATATCGTGCTGCGGCTGCCGTGGGAGGTCGCGCCGCTTTTCTCCGAATGGCTTGCCGCGCATTTCCCGGATCGCGCGGAGCGCGTGATGGCGCGCGTGCGGGACATGCGCGGCGGCAAGGATTACGACTCGGATTTCAGCCGGCGGATGAAGGGCGAAGGGATGTGGGCGGATCTGCTCAGGCAGCGCTTCAGGATGGCGGTCAAGCGCTGCGGGCTGAACGAGCGCACGCGCGGCATTCTTGATTTCTCGCAGTTTCGCGCGCCGCAGCGGCCGAAGCAGCCGAAGCCGCTCGGGCGGCCAAATGCAGCGCCGAAGGCGGACGACGGTTCGCAGCTCAGCCTGTTTTGATTCGCGCGTGGTGCGTCGACGGAGCCTGCGGATGTGTCATTGCGAGATCTGCTTCGCGGCCTCGACCTGCGATTCGAAATAGGTCTGGAAAGCGAGTGCGAGCCCCGTCATCAGCAGGAATGCGCCGATCAGCAGCGAAAAGATCACGACGAACACGACGCCCCAGCCGGAGCGGCTGTGGCGGCCCGTGGCGGCGTTGAATTGCGCGTCCCATTTGTCGTCGGCGCGCAGCCCATAGACGAGCGCGGCGAGGAACGCGGCGAGCAGCGATATCGCGCCCGGCACGGCGAGCCACCAGCCGAGCGCGGCCGTGCGTCCCGACGCCGCGAGCAGCAGGAACCCGGGAATGCCGACGATCGTCGCGAGCAAATGCGCCCAGCCGGCGAGGTCCTTCCAGCCGTGCAAATAGAATCGGTGTGCGCCGAGCGAGCCGAACAGGAATGCGAGCAGTGCGGTGAGCGTCTTCGAGCGAAAGCGGGGTGGGGTGGACGTGCTGCTGGACATGTCGGGCAGGGTAGTGGGTCTTCTTCGTGGGCGCCCCGGCAAGGCGGGGGCGCGGCGGTCGGCTCGCATTCTACGATGCGGGGCGCCGCACGGTCACGCAGCGGCTGCGTCAATGCGCCGCATCGTAGGTGATCCGGTAGATTGCGCCCGCATAGTCGTCGCTGACGAGAAGCGATCCGTCCGGCAGCGGCAGCACGTCCGCCGGACGGCCCCAGACGCTTTCGTCGGGCCTCAGCCATCCCTGGGCGAACGCTTCCTGATGCGCGGATCGGCCGTCCGGCGAGGCGATCACGCGCATGACCCGGTAGCCGACCTTGCGGCTGCGGTTCCACGAGCCGTGCTCGGCGATGAAGATGTTGTTGCGGTATTCGGGCGGGAACATGTCGCCCGTGTAGAAGCGCATGCCGAGCGCGGCGACGTGCGCGCCCAGCTTGAGCACGGGCGGCACGTAGCTCGCGCACGTGTGGCCGCGCCCGAACTGCGGATCGAGCACGTCGCCGCCATGGCAGAACGGATAGCCGAAGTCGAGGCCCGCGTGCGGCGCGCGGTTCAGCTTGTCGTCGGGGCGGTCGTCGCCCATCAGGTCGCGGCCGTTGTCGGTGAACCAGAGTTCGCTCGTCGCCGGATGCCATGCGAAGCCGACCGTGTTGCGCACGCCGCGCGCGTAGACCTCGTAGCCGCTGCCATCGGGGTTCATCCGACCGATCATCGCGTAGCGGTCGCGGTCGGCGACGCAGATGTTGCACGGCGCGCCCGTCGGCACGTAGAGCTTGCCGTCGGGGCCGAACGCGATGAACTTCCAGCCGTGATGACGCTCGGTCGGCAGTGCGTCCGTGACGACGACGGGCTTCGGCGGTGCGGCGAGCCGTTCGTCGATCCGGTCGAGGCGTAGAATTCGCGACACGGCCGATACGTACAGCGCGCCATTGCGATACGCGACGCCGACCGGCATCTCGAGTCCCGACGCGATCACATGGTGCGCCCGCACATGGCCGTCGCGCACGACGAGCGCATGCACGCGGCCCTCCATGCTGCCGACGTACAGAATTCCGCGCGGCGACCACGCCATTTCGCGTGCGGCGGGCACGTCGTCGGCGAGCACCTGGACGCGAAAGCCGGGCGGCACGCTCAACGCGTCGATCGGCAGTGCGGCCGACGCGGCGATTGTCGCGAGAACGAGACAGGCGGCGGCCGCGGTGCGCAGCAGCGTCGGCAGGCCTGAGGAAACGATGCGCGACAGGGAGATGAGCGGACGCATGGCGGTCGAAGGCGGACGAGCGCGA
Proteins encoded in this region:
- a CDS encoding D-amino acid dehydrogenase — encoded protein: MRVVILGSGVVGVASAYYLARAGHEVTVIDREAGPALDTSFANAGQISPGYAAPWAAPGVPLKAVKWMFEKHAPLAIRLDGTRFQLQWMWQMLRNCTTERYALNKGRMVRLAEYSRDCLQALRAETGIQYEGRTGGTLQVFRTQQQLDGAAKDIAVLRDANVPFELLSSDELKKAEPALAAVSHKLTGGLRLPGDETGDCQLFTTRLAALAEQLGVKFRFNTSIDALAIAGGKIAGVQCGGEMVRADAYVVALGSYSTNLVANLMKIPVYPLKGYSITAPIVDAAKAPVSTVLDETYKIAITRFDERIRVGGMAEIVGFDKRLRQARRETLEMCVNDLFPGGGDTANASFWTGLRPMTPDGTPIVGRTPVPNLFLNTGHGTLGWTMSCGSGQLLADLMSGKKPAIRADDLSVHRYLSETDGEHRPAYA
- a CDS encoding Lrp/AsnC ligand binding domain-containing protein; protein product: MRTQRQPVRALDKLDRRILKLLQEDGRMAMKDLAERVGLTVTPCIERVRRMERDGVITGYHARVDPAQLGASLLVFVEITLDHKNGNMFEQFRREVMKIDEVLECHLVSGDFDYLIKARIGEMADYRKLLGDILLQLPGAVQSKSYVVMEEIKETLMIAVDE
- a CDS encoding PA0069 family radical SAM protein, giving the protein MSDRSDVEYQVAPPVPRKGRGAVDNLQGRYETVERELVDDGWARDEREPPVPLRTQVFEERARTILTRNASPDIPFNVSLNPYRGCEHGCIYCFARPTHSYLGLSPGLDFESRIYAKVNAAELLERELAKPRYVAEPIALGVNTDAYQPVERELRITRQVIQVMHDHGQPFAAITKSSLIERDLDLLARMAERQQVMAAVTITTLDSELARALEPRAATPSRRLRTIRALRDAGVPVGVSVAPMIPFVTEPDLERVLEACADAGATHASYIVLRLPWEVAPLFSEWLAAHFPDRAERVMARVRDMRGGKDYDSDFSRRMKGEGMWADLLRQRFRMAVKRCGLNERTRGILDFSQFRAPQRPKQPKPLGRPNAAPKADDGSQLSLF
- a CDS encoding NINE protein, coding for MSSSTSTPPRFRSKTLTALLAFLFGSLGAHRFYLHGWKDLAGWAHLLATIVGIPGFLLLAASGRTAALGWWLAVPGAISLLAAFLAALVYGLRADDKWDAQFNAATGRHSRSGWGVVFVVIFSLLIGAFLLMTGLALAFQTYFESQVEAAKQISQ
- a CDS encoding PQQ-dependent sugar dehydrogenase, producing the protein MRPLISLSRIVSSGLPTLLRTAAAACLVLATIAASAALPIDALSVPPGFRVQVLADDVPAAREMAWSPRGILYVGSMEGRVHALVVRDGHVRAHHVIASGLEMPVGVAYRNGALYVSAVSRILRLDRIDERLAAPPKPVVVTDALPTERHHGWKFIAFGPDGKLYVPTGAPCNICVADRDRYAMIGRMNPDGSGYEVYARGVRNTVGFAWHPATSELWFTDNGRDLMGDDRPDDKLNRAPHAGLDFGYPFCHGGDVLDPQFGRGHTCASYVPPVLKLGAHVAALGMRFYTGDMFPPEYRNNIFIAEHGSWNRSRKVGYRVMRVIASPDGRSAHQEAFAQGWLRPDESVWGRPADVLPLPDGSLLVSDDYAGAIYRITYDAAH